In Xanthomonas sacchari, a genomic segment contains:
- a CDS encoding isocitrate dehydrogenase, whose translation MTQTITVIRGDGIGPEIMDATLFVLDALNAGLTYEYADAGLVALEKHGDLLPAATLESIRKNKVALKSPLTTPVGEGFSSINVAMRRQFDLYANVRPAKSFPNTKSRFGAGVDLITVRENTEGAYLSEGQEVSADGETAVSMAKVTRKGSERIVRYAFDLARATGRKKVTAVHKANIIKSTSGLFLKVAREVAAHYPEIEFQEMIVDNACMQLVMRPEQFDVIVTTNLFGDILSDLCAGLVGGLGLAPGANIGVDAAIFEAVHGSAPDIAGQGKANPCALLLGAAQLLDHIGQPQNAERLRNAIVATLEAKDGLTPDLGGSGNTMGFAKAIAGRL comes from the coding sequence ATGACGCAGACAATCACGGTCATCCGTGGCGATGGCATCGGCCCGGAGATCATGGACGCCACGCTGTTCGTGCTCGACGCGCTGAACGCCGGCCTCACCTACGAATACGCCGACGCGGGCCTGGTGGCGCTGGAGAAGCACGGCGACCTGCTGCCGGCCGCCACGCTGGAGTCGATCCGCAAGAACAAGGTGGCGCTGAAGAGCCCGCTGACCACGCCGGTGGGCGAGGGCTTCAGCTCGATCAACGTGGCCATGCGCCGCCAGTTCGACCTGTATGCCAACGTGCGTCCGGCCAAGTCGTTCCCGAACACCAAGTCGCGCTTCGGCGCCGGCGTGGACCTGATCACCGTGCGCGAGAACACCGAAGGTGCCTACCTGAGCGAAGGCCAGGAAGTGTCCGCCGACGGCGAGACCGCGGTGTCGATGGCCAAGGTGACCCGCAAGGGCTCAGAGCGCATCGTCCGCTACGCCTTCGACCTGGCCCGCGCGACCGGCCGCAAGAAGGTCACCGCGGTGCACAAGGCCAACATCATCAAGTCCACCTCGGGCCTGTTCCTGAAGGTGGCGCGCGAGGTGGCGGCGCATTACCCGGAAATCGAATTCCAGGAAATGATCGTCGACAACGCCTGCATGCAGCTGGTGATGCGTCCGGAGCAGTTCGACGTCATCGTCACCACCAACCTGTTCGGCGACATCCTGTCGGACCTGTGCGCCGGCCTGGTCGGCGGCCTGGGCCTGGCTCCGGGCGCCAATATCGGCGTGGACGCGGCGATCTTCGAAGCCGTGCACGGCTCGGCCCCGGACATTGCCGGCCAGGGCAAGGCCAATCCGTGCGCGCTGCTGCTGGGCGCGGCGCAGTTGCTGGACCACATCGGCCAGCCGCAGAACGCCGAGCGCCTGCGCAACGCCATCGTCGCCACCCTGGAAGCCAAGGACGGGCTGACCCCGGACCTGGGCGGCAGCGGCAACACCATGGGCTTTGCCAAGGCTATCGCCGGCCGCCTCTGA
- a CDS encoding carboxymuconolactone decarboxylase family protein: MSGAATGEGGASGQDRVREFTEFRQRMNQRILAEPNQVVRRFFALDTQTYQAGALDVKTKELLGLVASLVLRCDDCISYHVAQCKEAGVGREEFFETFSVGLVVGGSIVIPHLRRAVDFLDTLEAGEVAAPAQHAHD, translated from the coding sequence ATGAGCGGCGCCGCGACGGGCGAGGGCGGCGCCTCCGGCCAGGACCGGGTGCGCGAGTTCACCGAGTTCCGCCAGCGCATGAACCAGCGCATCCTGGCCGAGCCGAACCAGGTGGTGCGGCGCTTCTTCGCGCTCGACACCCAGACCTATCAGGCCGGCGCGCTGGACGTGAAGACCAAGGAGCTGCTCGGCCTGGTCGCCTCGCTGGTGCTGCGCTGCGACGACTGCATCAGCTACCACGTGGCCCAGTGCAAGGAGGCCGGGGTCGGCCGCGAGGAGTTCTTCGAGACCTTCTCGGTCGGCCTGGTGGTCGGCGGCTCGATCGTGATCCCGCACCTGCGCCGTGCCGTGGACTTCCTCGACACGCTGGAGGCCGGCGAGGTCGCCGCCCCGGCGCAGCACGCGCACGACTGA
- the grxC gene encoding glutaredoxin 3 — translation MDNPTADTGHAGGAPITLYSTAICPYCVAAKNFLKSKGRTWNEVRIDLDPAEREKMVALARRTSVPQIFVGDVHVGGYDDMMALHRAGKLEPLLDGRAPEAQA, via the coding sequence GTGGACAACCCAACTGCCGACACCGGCCACGCCGGCGGCGCGCCGATCACCCTCTATTCCACCGCGATCTGCCCGTATTGCGTGGCGGCCAAGAACTTCCTCAAGAGCAAGGGCCGTACCTGGAACGAGGTGCGGATCGACCTGGACCCGGCCGAGCGCGAGAAGATGGTCGCGCTGGCGCGGCGCACCAGCGTGCCGCAGATCTTCGTCGGCGACGTCCATGTGGGCGGCTACGACGACATGATGGCGCTGCACCGCGCCGGCAAGCTGGAGCCGCTGCTCGACGGCCGCGCCCCGGAGGCGCAGGCATGA
- a CDS encoding M48 family metalloprotease: MRLLPLAFAITLATACAVAPAQENKLPDIGSSAGELLTPARQAEYGKMMLAELRSYGYVLEDPLIDDWLQTMGTRLGANSDQPQQKFTFFMLRDRQINAFATLGGYVAVNAGLVLTAEREDEVAAVLSHEIAHVTQQHVLRGVERAQRDQIPILLGMLAAVVAAQQAGGRSSGDATQAAIASGLGLMQQRQIDYTRSNESEADRLGIRTLARSGYDVDAMAGFFERMSLAMRGNQGGYSTPDFLMTHPVTTTRISEARERAEQMKKNTLTLTTSVPGGSLQERVDPNDVSLSQPLGAPSNPLLPGGLQLPFANYARGPSGQFEWARERLRVFSANTPADAIREYEGLRQGSKQGLSDAQRYGLALARLRAGGSAQDVAQTLEGLLQAHPDNWWLTVAVAEAEAKAGHNQAADQRFEALVKRMPSNRAVALSYAGALNEQGGRQAGQRAQAVLRPLLGAAAEDPVFQRTFARACELAGDDTRAGEAYAEAAYLNGHPEQALIQLNNLKKRSDLDYVARARIDARIAAITPTVLELRRQGVQDPDMQRR, from the coding sequence TTGCGCCTGCTGCCGCTCGCCTTCGCGATCACCCTGGCCACCGCCTGCGCCGTGGCGCCGGCCCAGGAGAACAAGCTGCCGGACATCGGCTCTTCGGCCGGCGAGCTGCTGACCCCGGCACGCCAGGCCGAGTACGGCAAGATGATGCTGGCCGAGCTGCGCAGCTACGGCTACGTGCTCGAGGACCCGCTGATCGACGACTGGCTGCAGACCATGGGCACCCGGCTCGGCGCCAACAGCGACCAGCCGCAGCAGAAGTTCACCTTCTTCATGCTGCGCGACCGCCAGATCAACGCCTTCGCCACCCTCGGCGGCTACGTCGCGGTCAACGCCGGCCTGGTGCTGACCGCCGAGCGCGAGGACGAGGTGGCCGCGGTGCTGTCGCACGAGATCGCCCACGTCACCCAGCAGCACGTGCTGCGCGGGGTGGAGCGGGCGCAGCGCGACCAGATCCCGATCCTGCTCGGCATGCTCGCCGCGGTGGTCGCGGCGCAACAGGCCGGCGGGCGCTCCAGCGGCGACGCCACCCAGGCAGCGATCGCCAGCGGCCTGGGGCTGATGCAGCAGCGGCAGATCGACTACACCCGCTCCAACGAGTCGGAAGCCGACCGCCTGGGCATCCGCACCCTGGCGCGCAGCGGCTACGACGTGGATGCGATGGCCGGGTTCTTCGAGCGCATGTCGCTGGCGATGCGCGGCAACCAGGGCGGCTACAGCACCCCGGATTTCCTGATGACCCACCCGGTCACCACCACCCGCATCAGCGAGGCGCGCGAGCGCGCCGAGCAGATGAAGAAGAACACCCTGACCCTGACCACCAGCGTGCCCGGCGGCAGCTTGCAGGAGCGGGTCGATCCCAACGACGTGTCGCTGAGCCAGCCGCTGGGCGCGCCCAGCAACCCGCTGCTGCCGGGCGGCCTGCAGTTGCCGTTCGCCAACTACGCGCGCGGCCCCAGCGGCCAGTTCGAGTGGGCCCGCGAGCGGCTGCGCGTATTCAGCGCCAATACCCCGGCCGATGCGATCCGCGAGTACGAAGGCCTGCGCCAGGGCAGCAAGCAGGGCCTGAGCGATGCCCAGCGCTACGGCCTGGCGCTGGCCCGGCTGCGCGCCGGCGGCAGCGCGCAGGACGTCGCGCAGACGCTGGAGGGCCTGCTGCAGGCGCACCCGGACAACTGGTGGCTGACCGTGGCGGTGGCCGAGGCCGAGGCCAAGGCCGGCCACAACCAGGCCGCCGACCAGCGCTTCGAGGCGCTGGTCAAGCGCATGCCCAGCAACCGCGCGGTGGCGCTGAGCTATGCCGGCGCCCTCAACGAACAGGGCGGCCGCCAGGCCGGCCAGCGCGCCCAGGCGGTGCTGCGGCCACTGCTCGGGGCGGCGGCGGAGGATCCGGTGTTCCAGCGCACCTTCGCCCGCGCCTGCGAACTGGCCGGCGACGACACCCGCGCCGGCGAGGCCTATGCCGAGGCGGCCTACCTGAACGGACACCCGGAGCAGGCCCTGATCCAGCTCAACAACCTGAAAAAGCGCAGCGACCTGGACTACGTGGCGCGCGCGCGCATCGACGCGCGCATCGCCGCGATCACGCCGACGGTGCTGGAACTGCGCCGCCAGGGCGTGCAGGACCCGGACATGCAACGGCGCTGA
- the phoB gene encoding phosphate regulon transcriptional regulator PhoB, whose protein sequence is MQKRILIVDDEPAIRDMVAFALRKGDFEPVHAGDAREAQTSIADRVPDLILLDWMLPGTSGLELARRWRKDAMTREVPIIMLTARGEENDRVGGLEAGVDDYVVKPFSARELLARIRAVMRRTRDDDEDGSVSVGSLRIDGAAHRVFAGEAPVPIGPTEYRLLHFFMTHPERVYSRAQLLDHVWGGSVYVEERTIDVHIRRLRKTLEPFAVENMVQTVRGSGYRFSASI, encoded by the coding sequence GTGCAGAAACGCATCCTGATCGTCGACGACGAGCCGGCCATCCGCGACATGGTCGCCTTCGCCCTGCGCAAGGGCGACTTCGAGCCGGTGCATGCCGGCGACGCCCGCGAAGCGCAGACCTCGATCGCCGACCGGGTCCCGGACCTGATCCTGCTGGACTGGATGCTGCCCGGCACCAGCGGCCTGGAACTGGCCCGGCGCTGGCGCAAGGATGCGATGACCCGCGAAGTGCCGATCATCATGCTCACCGCCCGCGGCGAGGAGAACGACCGCGTCGGCGGCCTGGAGGCCGGCGTCGACGACTACGTGGTCAAGCCGTTCTCCGCGCGCGAGCTGCTGGCGCGGATCCGCGCGGTGATGCGCCGCACCCGCGACGACGACGAGGACGGCAGCGTCTCGGTCGGCAGCCTGCGCATCGACGGCGCCGCGCACCGGGTGTTCGCCGGCGAGGCGCCGGTGCCGATCGGCCCGACCGAGTACCGCCTGCTGCACTTCTTCATGACCCATCCCGAGCGCGTGTACAGCCGCGCGCAGTTGCTCGACCACGTCTGGGGCGGCAGCGTCTACGTGGAAGAGCGCACCATCGACGTGCACATCCGCCGCCTGCGCAAGACGCTGGAGCCGTTCGCGGTGGAAAACATGGTGCAGACCGTCCGCGGTTCCGGCTATCGCTTCTCTGCGTCCATCTGA
- the phoR gene encoding phosphate regulon sensor histidine kinase PhoR, giving the protein MPRHIRSAWLKTLGTLAGLLLLALLIGWIGGHVWMALTLMSLGVMGWHYWRLRRVLRRLTARQRWEPPAGTGVWNELDRLLYRSQAEMRVRKRRLLDMLRAYRAAAAALPDAVVVVDRNSQRIQWFNEAAGTLLGLRHPGDLGAPVVERLQPMPLAHWLSGGRNAEPMLDMPSPVDDRLRLNLRLIPYSEDHWLLVARDVSKLLQLEQVRRDFVANVSHELRTPLTVVHGYLDMLDPEDFPDSGPMIAEMRKQSQRMTQLVEDLLTLSRLESQEHANEESIAMAPMLATLRREAEAHSQDRHRIEVHDDADCDLVGSNKELHSAFSNLVTNAVRYTAAGGTIRISFAREGDGAVLSVRDSGYGIPAHHLPRITERFYRVSSSRSRESGGTGLGLSIVKHVLGLHQARLEIESEVGKGSTFSCHFGAGRVHPRHDHATLTPV; this is encoded by the coding sequence ATGCCCCGCCACATCCGCTCCGCCTGGTTGAAGACCCTCGGCACGCTCGCCGGCCTGCTGTTGCTGGCCTTGTTGATCGGCTGGATCGGCGGCCACGTGTGGATGGCGCTGACCCTGATGTCGCTGGGGGTGATGGGCTGGCATTACTGGCGCCTGCGGCGGGTGCTGCGGCGGCTGACCGCGCGCCAGCGCTGGGAGCCACCGGCCGGCACCGGAGTGTGGAACGAACTGGACCGGTTGCTGTACCGCAGCCAGGCGGAAATGCGCGTGCGCAAGCGGCGCCTGCTGGACATGCTGCGCGCCTACCGCGCCGCCGCCGCGGCGCTGCCGGACGCGGTGGTGGTGGTGGACCGCAACAGCCAGCGCATCCAGTGGTTCAACGAGGCCGCCGGCACCCTGCTCGGCCTGCGCCATCCCGGCGATCTCGGCGCGCCGGTGGTCGAGCGGCTGCAGCCGATGCCGCTGGCGCACTGGCTCAGCGGCGGGCGCAACGCCGAGCCGATGCTGGACATGCCCTCGCCGGTCGACGACCGCCTGCGCCTGAACCTGCGCCTGATTCCCTACTCCGAGGACCACTGGCTGCTGGTCGCGCGCGATGTCAGCAAGCTGCTGCAACTGGAGCAGGTGCGCCGCGACTTCGTCGCCAACGTCTCGCACGAACTGCGCACGCCGCTGACCGTGGTCCACGGCTACCTGGACATGCTCGATCCGGAGGATTTCCCGGACTCGGGGCCGATGATCGCCGAGATGCGCAAGCAGTCGCAGCGCATGACCCAACTGGTCGAGGACCTGCTGACCCTGTCGCGACTGGAATCGCAGGAGCACGCCAACGAGGAGTCGATCGCGATGGCGCCGATGCTGGCCACGCTGCGCCGCGAGGCCGAGGCGCACAGCCAGGACCGGCACCGCATCGAGGTCCACGACGACGCCGATTGCGATCTGGTCGGATCGAACAAGGAACTGCACAGCGCCTTCTCCAACCTGGTCACCAACGCGGTGCGCTACACCGCGGCCGGCGGCACCATCCGCATCAGCTTCGCCCGCGAGGGCGACGGCGCGGTGCTGTCGGTGCGCGACAGCGGCTACGGCATTCCCGCGCACCACCTGCCGCGGATCACCGAGCGCTTCTACCGCGTCTCCAGCAGCCGCTCGCGCGAGAGCGGCGGGACCGGCCTGGGCCTGTCGATCGTCAAGCACGTGCTCGGCCTGCACCAGGCGCGGCTGGAGATCGAGAGCGAAGTCGGCAAGGGCAGCACCTTCTCCTGCCATTTCGGCGCCGGGCGCGTGCATCCGCGGCACGACCATGCCACCCTGACCCCCGTCTAA
- the ppk1 gene encoding polyphosphate kinase 1, giving the protein MPRRVPALPPTPPPDIPSDPLRDPALYINRELSQLDFNFRVLAQAQDPQVPLLERLRFLCISCTNLDEFFEIRAATVRHAQEFGLPPAPDGMSPSAILTSIHDRAAQLVDQQYRCWNEVLRPALKDAGIGVLGRHSWNARQKRWLRAYFRNEIMPVLSPLGLDPAHPFPKILNKSLNIVVVLKGVDAFGRVGHLAIVRAPRSLPRIIQLPESLADGGQSFVFLSSVLSTFVDELFPGMEVMGSYQFRVTRNSELVVDEEEVENLALALRDELVNRGYRPAVRLEIAEDCPKSIVRTLLQNFELPENAVYRINGPVNLSRVNQVYDLVQRPDLKYPPMNPRTLRDSEGIFEIAAAGDVLLHHPFDAFTAVLDLIKQAAIDPNVLAIKQTLYRTGKDSAIVDALVLAARNGKDVTVVVELRARFDEEANLGLADRLQEAGVQVVYGVVGYKTHAKMLLIVRREGRKLRRYVHLGTGNYHSGTARAYTDLSLITADVDIGNDVHLLFQQLSGLAPKIRLKRLLQSPFTLHPGVLHRIERETKLAHAGRPGRIIAKMNALNEPQVIRALYAASQAGVKIDLIVRGACTLRPGVPGVSDNIRVRSIVGRFLEHSRVYWFGNDGAPELFCASADWLERNLLRRVETGFPILDPDLVKRIHREVLQNYLADNLNAWELDATGNYHKLAPGQDQPPHSAQMALLEGL; this is encoded by the coding sequence ATGCCCCGCCGCGTCCCCGCCCTGCCGCCCACGCCGCCACCAGACATTCCCAGCGATCCGCTGCGCGATCCGGCGCTGTACATCAACCGCGAACTGTCGCAACTGGACTTCAATTTCCGGGTCCTGGCGCAGGCGCAGGACCCGCAGGTGCCGTTGCTGGAGCGGCTGCGCTTCCTGTGCATCTCCTGCACCAACCTGGACGAATTCTTCGAGATCCGCGCCGCCACCGTGCGCCACGCCCAGGAATTCGGGCTGCCGCCGGCGCCGGACGGGATGAGCCCCAGCGCCATCCTCACCTCCATCCACGACCGCGCCGCGCAACTGGTCGACCAGCAGTACCGCTGCTGGAACGAGGTGCTGCGCCCGGCGCTGAAGGACGCCGGCATCGGCGTGCTCGGCCGGCATTCCTGGAACGCGCGGCAGAAGCGCTGGCTGCGCGCCTACTTCCGCAACGAGATCATGCCGGTGCTGTCGCCGCTGGGCCTGGATCCGGCGCATCCGTTCCCGAAGATCCTCAACAAGTCGCTGAACATCGTGGTGGTGCTCAAGGGCGTGGACGCGTTCGGCCGCGTCGGCCACCTGGCGATCGTGCGCGCGCCGCGCTCGTTGCCGCGCATCATCCAGCTACCGGAAAGCCTGGCCGACGGCGGGCAGAGCTTCGTGTTCCTGTCCTCGGTGCTGTCCACCTTCGTCGACGAACTGTTCCCGGGCATGGAGGTGATGGGCTCCTACCAGTTCCGCGTCACCCGCAACTCCGAACTGGTGGTGGACGAGGAGGAAGTGGAGAACCTGGCGCTGGCGCTGCGCGACGAACTGGTCAACCGCGGCTACCGGCCGGCGGTGCGGCTGGAGATCGCCGAGGACTGCCCGAAGTCGATCGTGCGCACCCTGCTGCAGAACTTCGAACTGCCCGAAAACGCGGTCTACCGGATCAACGGCCCGGTCAACCTGAGCCGGGTCAACCAGGTCTACGACCTGGTGCAGCGCCCGGACCTGAAGTATCCGCCGATGAACCCGCGCACCCTGCGCGACAGCGAAGGCATCTTCGAGATCGCCGCCGCCGGCGACGTGCTGCTGCACCACCCGTTCGACGCGTTCACCGCGGTGCTGGACCTGATCAAGCAGGCCGCGATCGACCCCAACGTGCTGGCGATCAAGCAGACCCTGTACCGCACCGGCAAGGACTCGGCGATCGTCGATGCGCTGGTGCTGGCCGCGCGCAACGGCAAGGACGTCACCGTGGTGGTGGAACTGCGCGCGCGCTTCGACGAAGAGGCCAACCTGGGCCTGGCCGACCGCCTGCAGGAAGCCGGCGTGCAGGTGGTGTACGGCGTGGTCGGCTACAAAACCCACGCCAAGATGCTGCTGATCGTGCGCCGCGAGGGCCGCAAGCTGCGCCGCTACGTGCACCTGGGCACCGGCAACTACCACAGCGGCACCGCGCGCGCCTACACCGACCTGAGCCTGATCACCGCCGACGTGGACATCGGCAACGACGTGCACCTGCTGTTCCAGCAGCTGTCCGGCCTGGCGCCGAAGATCCGTCTCAAGCGCCTGCTGCAATCGCCCTTCACCCTGCACCCGGGCGTGCTGCACCGGATCGAACGCGAGACCAAGCTGGCGCATGCCGGCCGCCCGGGTCGCATCATCGCCAAGATGAACGCGCTCAACGAGCCGCAGGTGATCCGCGCGCTGTACGCGGCCTCGCAGGCGGGCGTGAAGATCGACCTGATCGTGCGCGGTGCCTGCACCCTGCGCCCCGGCGTGCCGGGCGTGTCCGACAACATCCGGGTGCGTTCGATCGTCGGCCGTTTCCTAGAGCACAGCCGCGTCTACTGGTTCGGCAACGACGGCGCGCCGGAACTGTTCTGCGCCAGCGCCGACTGGCTGGAGCGCAACCTGCTGCGGCGCGTGGAGACCGGCTTCCCGATCCTCGATCCGGACCTTGTCAAGCGCATCCACCGCGAGGTGCTGCAGAACTACCTGGCCGACAATCTCAACGCCTGGGAACTGGACGCGACCGGCAACTACCACAAGCTCGCTCCGGGCCAGGACCAGCCGCCGCATTCGGCGCAGATGGCCCTGCTCGAGGGGCTCTGA
- the ppx gene encoding exopolyphosphatase, with protein sequence MPVTSPTHPPLCDGDLLAAVDLGSNSFHMVIARYQLGQLRVVDRLRETVRMADGLDNKGGLSAEARQRALECLARFGQRIRDLPSLRVRALATNTVRQLRSPQTFLIPGETALGHPIEVVSGREEARLIYLGVAHAQPPKPDQRRLVIDIGGGSTEFIIGSGFQTLERESLQAGCIASTRRFFPGGKLSKKKWKDALTEIGAEFQQFAGQYRALGWHEALGSSGTHKAIGEICAAMKLTKGAITAEALPQLRERLLLAKRIEDIDLPGLSADRRPIIAGGVLVLEAAFQALGLQRLMVSKAAMREGILYDMLGRAGQNDPRESAIAALTRRYGIDEAQAARVEQTAMALFEQVAGDWALDADDGRMLSWAARLHELGQAIAHSQYHVHGAYVLEHSDIAGFSRQEQQVLATLVRTHRRNVPKAAFDALPDRLLLGAKRKAALLRLAVLLHRAHEADPIPALELKADGPNLHLILSQPWIESRPLQRADLIGEVEGMAGLGINFRPFVA encoded by the coding sequence ATGCCTGTCACCTCCCCCACTCATCCGCCGCTGTGCGACGGCGACCTGCTGGCCGCCGTCGACCTGGGTTCCAACAGTTTCCACATGGTCATCGCCCGCTACCAGCTCGGGCAGCTGCGGGTGGTGGACCGCCTGCGCGAGACCGTGCGCATGGCCGACGGCCTGGACAACAAGGGCGGGCTGTCCGCCGAGGCGCGGCAGCGCGCGCTGGAATGCCTGGCGCGCTTCGGCCAGCGCATCCGCGACCTGCCCTCGCTGCGGGTGCGCGCGCTGGCCACCAACACCGTGCGCCAGCTGCGTTCGCCGCAGACCTTCCTGATTCCCGGCGAGACCGCGCTCGGCCATCCGATCGAAGTGGTCAGCGGCCGCGAGGAAGCGCGCCTGATCTACCTGGGCGTGGCCCACGCGCAGCCGCCCAAGCCGGACCAGCGGCGCCTGGTGATCGACATCGGCGGCGGCTCCACCGAGTTCATCATCGGCAGCGGCTTCCAGACCCTGGAGCGCGAGAGCCTGCAGGCCGGCTGCATCGCCAGCACGCGGCGCTTCTTTCCCGGCGGCAAGCTGTCCAAGAAGAAGTGGAAGGACGCGCTGACCGAGATCGGCGCCGAGTTCCAGCAGTTCGCCGGGCAGTATCGCGCGCTGGGCTGGCACGAGGCGCTGGGCTCGTCCGGCACGCACAAGGCGATCGGCGAGATCTGCGCGGCGATGAAGCTGACCAAGGGCGCGATCACCGCCGAGGCGCTGCCGCAACTGCGCGAGCGCCTGCTGCTGGCCAAGCGCATCGAGGACATCGACCTGCCCGGCCTGTCCGCCGACCGCCGGCCGATCATCGCCGGCGGCGTGCTGGTGCTGGAGGCGGCGTTTCAGGCGCTGGGCCTGCAACGGCTGATGGTGAGCAAGGCGGCCATGCGCGAAGGCATCCTCTACGACATGCTCGGCCGCGCCGGCCAGAACGATCCGCGCGAAAGCGCGATCGCCGCGCTGACCCGGCGCTACGGCATCGACGAGGCGCAGGCCGCGCGCGTGGAGCAGACCGCGATGGCGCTGTTCGAACAGGTCGCCGGCGACTGGGCGCTGGATGCCGACGACGGCCGCATGCTGAGCTGGGCCGCGCGCCTGCACGAACTCGGCCAGGCCATCGCGCACAGCCAGTACCACGTGCACGGCGCCTACGTGCTGGAGCATTCGGACATCGCCGGCTTCTCGCGGCAGGAACAGCAGGTGCTGGCCACGCTGGTGCGCACGCACCGCCGCAACGTGCCCAAGGCCGCGTTCGATGCGCTGCCCGACCGCCTGCTGCTCGGCGCCAAACGCAAGGCCGCGCTGCTGCGCCTGGCGGTGCTGCTGCACCGCGCGCACGAGGCCGACCCGATCCCGGCGCTGGAGCTGAAGGCCGACGGCCCCAACCTGCACCTGATCCTGTCGCAGCCGTGGATCGAGTCGCGGCCGCTGCAGCGTGCCGACCTGATCGGCGAGGTCGAGGGCATGGCGGGACTGGGGATCAATTTCCGGCCGTTTGTGGCTTGA
- a CDS encoding glycosyltransferase family 4 protein, with the protein MRYAIVTETYPPEVNGVALTVQGLELGLRARGHTVDVVRPRQADDADPADLRLVRGAALPRYPGLKFGLPAPRRLTRLWQAAPPDAVYIATEGPLGWSALRSARRLGIPIATGFHTRFDEYLPQYGAAWLQSTALRWMRRFHNQAQATLVPTRELHDFLATQGFERVRLLARAVDSKQFEPQRRDAQLRQQWGLQDDDCAVLYVGRIASEKNLPLAVRAFRQLQQLRPRARFVWVGDGPLRERLAQENPDFIFCGVQRGDALARHFASGDLFLFPSRSETFGNVTLEAMASGVATVAFDYGAAREYLRDGLNGAAVADDAAFIAAALRLGSDDALRRRLGEAACASMQQLRPERVVADFDALLTELAETRRTHVDAA; encoded by the coding sequence ATGCGCTACGCGATCGTCACCGAGACGTATCCCCCTGAGGTCAACGGCGTCGCGCTGACCGTGCAGGGACTGGAACTGGGGCTGCGCGCGCGCGGCCATACCGTCGACGTGGTGCGTCCGCGTCAGGCCGACGATGCCGACCCGGCCGATCTGCGGCTGGTGCGCGGTGCGGCGCTGCCGCGCTACCCCGGACTGAAGTTCGGCCTGCCCGCGCCGCGGCGCCTGACCCGGCTGTGGCAGGCGGCGCCGCCGGATGCCGTGTACATCGCCACCGAGGGCCCGCTGGGCTGGTCGGCGCTGCGCAGCGCGCGGCGCCTGGGCATTCCGATCGCCACCGGCTTCCATACCCGCTTCGACGAATACCTGCCGCAGTACGGCGCGGCCTGGCTGCAGTCGACCGCGCTGCGCTGGATGCGGCGCTTCCACAACCAGGCCCAGGCGACCCTGGTGCCGACCCGCGAGCTGCACGACTTCCTCGCCACCCAGGGCTTCGAGCGCGTGCGCCTGCTGGCGCGCGCGGTGGACAGCAAGCAGTTCGAGCCGCAGCGCCGCGATGCGCAGTTGCGCCAGCAGTGGGGCCTGCAGGACGACGACTGCGCGGTGCTGTACGTGGGCCGCATCGCCTCGGAGAAGAACCTGCCGCTGGCGGTGCGCGCGTTCCGCCAGCTGCAGCAGCTGCGCCCGCGGGCGCGCTTCGTCTGGGTCGGCGATGGCCCGCTGCGCGAGCGCCTGGCGCAGGAGAATCCGGACTTCATTTTCTGCGGCGTGCAGCGCGGCGACGCGCTGGCGCGGCACTTCGCCAGCGGCGACCTGTTCCTGTTCCCCAGCCGCAGCGAGACCTTCGGCAACGTGACCCTGGAGGCGATGGCCAGCGGCGTGGCCACGGTCGCCTTCGACTACGGCGCGGCGCGCGAATACCTGCGCGACGGCCTCAACGGCGCGGCGGTCGCCGACGATGCGGCCTTCATCGCCGCCGCCCTGCGCCTGGGCAGCGACGACGCGCTGCGCCGGCGCCTGGGCGAGGCCGCCTGCGCGTCGATGCAGCAACTGCGCCCGGAGCGGGTGGTGGCCGACTTCGATGCGCTGCTCACCGAACTGGCGGAAACCCGGAGGACGCATGTCGACGCGGCTTGA
- a CDS encoding phosphatase PAP2 family protein: protein MSTRLEILRGHETRWCRRANHWCRRRSVRRFFSAISRLGDGVFWYALMTLLVLCDGMDGVFASAHMAATGVVALSLYKGLKRWTRRPRPYAADMRIRAWVAPLDEFSFPSGHTLHAVSFGIVALAYYPWLAPLLVPFIACVALSRVVLGLHYPSDVLAATGIGAVLAGVSLWLV, encoded by the coding sequence ATGTCGACGCGGCTTGAGATCCTGCGCGGGCACGAGACCCGCTGGTGCCGGCGCGCCAACCACTGGTGCCGGCGGCGCTCGGTGCGGCGCTTCTTCTCGGCGATCAGCCGACTCGGCGACGGCGTGTTCTGGTACGCGCTGATGACCCTGCTGGTGCTGTGCGACGGCATGGACGGCGTGTTCGCCTCGGCGCACATGGCCGCCACCGGCGTGGTCGCGCTGAGCCTGTACAAGGGCCTGAAGCGCTGGACCCGGCGTCCGCGGCCCTACGCCGCCGACATGCGCATCCGCGCCTGGGTGGCACCGCTGGACGAGTTCAGCTTCCCCTCCGGCCACACCCTGCACGCGGTGTCCTTCGGCATCGTCGCCCTCGCCTATTACCCGTGGCTGGCGCCGCTGCTGGTGCCGTTCATCGCCTGCGTGGCGCTGTCGCGGGTGGTGCTGGGCCTGCACTACCCCAGCGACGTGCTCGCCGCCACCGGCATCGGCGCGGTGTTGGCCGGCGTGTCGCTGTGGTTGGTATGA